Proteins from a single region of Streptomyces sp. Tu 3180:
- a CDS encoding immunity 49 family protein, with product MPTRISRPPAEGSHPDPGGLRQRINARTLKDIEDLEEYPDSLDMTFNRARQRAALLCVEDPTAEKLETWEAWVMAMQVGSALFASATAPEGSTVECMIGHEVRTIPAVGITHFVDAGTWLEAFWLAVVCRDQARMTQLCQVPIETLRASGAVFEEYVYHWVDALQTYWLERPGLGDKLVAAFDGTDPDRLRFMDRETMLKVLYPPINLFYRFVGRDPDQFNEALVQALELHKEYWTANEERQETGDGDVPLAVLAIACLAHDAGRPIEVESEYLPEHLLKRSWLGEFPT from the coding sequence ATGCCGACGAGGATTTCGCGGCCGCCGGCAGAAGGAAGTCACCCGGATCCGGGCGGGCTGCGACAGAGGATCAATGCGCGCACCCTCAAGGATATCGAGGACCTGGAGGAGTACCCCGACAGCCTCGACATGACGTTCAACCGGGCGCGCCAAAGGGCCGCGCTCCTCTGCGTCGAGGACCCCACCGCCGAGAAGCTGGAGACGTGGGAAGCCTGGGTCATGGCCATGCAGGTCGGGTCCGCCCTGTTCGCCTCGGCGACCGCCCCGGAGGGCTCCACCGTCGAGTGCATGATCGGCCACGAGGTACGGACGATCCCCGCCGTGGGAATCACGCACTTCGTCGACGCCGGTACCTGGCTGGAGGCCTTCTGGCTGGCCGTCGTGTGCCGGGACCAGGCGCGGATGACGCAGCTGTGCCAGGTGCCGATCGAGACGCTGCGCGCCTCCGGCGCCGTCTTCGAGGAGTACGTCTACCACTGGGTCGACGCCCTCCAGACGTACTGGCTGGAGCGGCCGGGACTCGGGGACAAGCTGGTTGCCGCGTTCGACGGGACCGACCCGGACCGGCTGCGGTTCATGGACCGCGAGACGATGCTCAAGGTCCTGTATCCGCCGATCAATCTCTTCTACCGCTTCGTCGGCCGGGACCCGGACCAGTTCAACGAGGCCCTGGTACAGGCGCTCGAGCTCCACAAGGAGTACTGGACGGCGAACGAGGAGCGCCAGGAGACGGGCGACGGCGACGTCCCCCTCGCGGTCCTCGCCATCGCCTGCCTCGCCCACGACGCCGGACGGCCCATCGAGGTCGAATCGGAGTACCTGCCCGAGCACCTGCTCAAGCGCAGCTGGCTCGGTGAGTTCCCCACGTGA
- the eccD gene encoding type VII secretion integral membrane protein EccD has protein sequence MSTGALSRETAGGPTVLSRVTLVGERRRVDLVLPAREPVGLLLPEIMRLLDDRVTGRPASRHLVTVDGSALDHDSTLETAGIRDGAVLRLVRVEDAPPAPVVHDVTDEVAEDLGHRAWVWGPAARRVTAGAASVGWVVVAALFARAQYDRTVVAGALLAAAGLAAVTGAVLGRLRRHGLAATLLCAAGALGVPGVWSLVDVVGGSSTGALRLAGVATVGVLVLALLGLFTPLGRGGVVGAGAVALTAVGWETVVAVQSGAGTAEQQARVGAVLGVVCVVLLGVLPRLALMASGLSGLDDRRAGGISVSRHQVSVALAAAHRGLVLATVTLAGSAAAAAVLALRDPSVWTVPLASVVAVVLALRARAFPLVAEVVVLLAAAAGVVVRLLTVWAERSSAAAPSAFLVVLAVLPLLVLAVEPAEHVRVRLRRAGDLLESVGVIALLPLLVGVFGVYGRLLDTFA, from the coding sequence ATGTCTACGGGGGCCTTGAGCAGGGAAACGGCCGGTGGGCCGACGGTGTTGAGCAGGGTCACGCTCGTCGGTGAGCGGCGCCGCGTCGACCTCGTACTTCCGGCGCGGGAGCCGGTCGGGCTGCTGCTGCCCGAGATCATGCGGTTGCTGGACGACCGCGTGACGGGGCGGCCCGCCTCGCGCCACCTCGTCACGGTGGACGGCTCCGCGCTCGATCACGACAGCACACTGGAGACGGCGGGCATCCGCGACGGCGCCGTACTGCGTCTCGTCCGCGTGGAGGACGCCCCGCCCGCCCCCGTCGTGCACGACGTCACCGACGAGGTGGCGGAGGATCTCGGTCATCGGGCATGGGTGTGGGGGCCGGCCGCGCGACGGGTCACGGCGGGTGCCGCGAGCGTGGGCTGGGTGGTCGTCGCCGCCCTGTTCGCGCGTGCGCAGTACGACCGGACGGTCGTCGCCGGTGCCCTGCTCGCCGCCGCCGGTCTGGCCGCGGTCACGGGTGCGGTCCTGGGGCGGCTGCGCAGGCACGGGCTCGCCGCGACCCTGCTGTGTGCCGCGGGCGCGCTCGGTGTGCCGGGCGTGTGGAGCCTCGTCGACGTCGTCGGCGGGTCCTCGACGGGCGCCCTGCGGCTCGCCGGGGTGGCCACCGTGGGCGTGCTGGTCCTCGCCCTGCTCGGGCTGTTCACGCCGCTGGGGCGGGGCGGGGTCGTGGGCGCCGGTGCCGTGGCCCTGACCGCCGTCGGCTGGGAGACCGTCGTCGCCGTGCAGTCCGGCGCCGGGACGGCGGAGCAGCAGGCCCGTGTCGGAGCCGTTCTCGGCGTCGTCTGCGTGGTGCTGCTCGGAGTGCTGCCACGGCTCGCGCTGATGGCGTCCGGGCTCTCCGGGCTCGACGACCGGCGGGCCGGGGGGATCTCCGTCAGCCGCCACCAGGTGTCCGTCGCCCTGGCCGCCGCCCACCGCGGGCTGGTGCTCGCCACGGTCACCCTGGCGGGGTCGGCCGCCGCGGCCGCCGTCCTGGCGCTGCGGGACCCCTCCGTGTGGACGGTGCCGCTCGCCTCGGTCGTCGCGGTGGTGCTGGCCCTGCGGGCCCGGGCGTTCCCGCTGGTCGCCGAGGTGGTCGTGCTGCTGGCCGCCGCGGCGGGCGTCGTCGTGCGGCTGCTGACGGTATGGGCGGAGCGGTCCTCGGCCGCGGCGCCGTCGGCCTTCCTCGTCGTGCTGGCGGTCCTGCCGCTCCTCGTGCTCGCCGTGGAACCGGCCGAGCACGTGCGGGTCCGGTTGCGGCGGGCCGGTGACCTGCTCGAGTCGGTGGGGGTCATCGCACTGCTCCCGCTGCTCGTCGGCGTGTTCGGTGTGTACGGGCGACTGCTCGACACCTTCGCTTAG
- the eccCa gene encoding type VII secretion protein EccCa codes for MTLQIVHRPARSTRPLEPARPRTVEAPPNLPEGKIGNAATALLPMAGVMGSVVMMTVVRNSRFAVVGAVVLVFALLGAVALFLSQRGKAQRTRRTQRERYLEYLEELREELGAAERRLREAERELNPPPEALYDLVRDPARLWERRRQDADFLRVRVGLGDVPVREPALQQSGAGGVLTPPDPFMLNEARALQRRFATAADVPLTVPLDRAGNVSVVGDREDVLRVARALLAQTAVTHAPDDVALALAVPGERLAEWEWAKWLPHVLDPQAHDGPVAARRIAPDPRQLAGLLRHELGRRSAYAAEVRRGLADRNALRLASRLLVISDTHGEPAAELPRPDSAVGLPDMGVTVVHLLREQVHEPDEVSVRITVHGERVVVEDLRRSGAEGAAAPITAEGTADPVTAAGAEGVARLLAPLRLSPESVAEGSPVTGPVDFPALLGIADPAELDLTALWKPRGERDFLRVPIGLTDRHEPVLLDLKESSQLGMGPHGLCVGATGSGKSELLRTLVLALVATHSPEDLALVLVDYKGGATFAPFAGLPHTAGMITNLENRAGLVERVHTSLAGEVKRRQQVLKDAGNVADIGHYAALRATRRPDLEPLPHLFVVIDEFGELLTAKPDFIDLFLSIGRIGRSIGVHLLLSSQRIEGGRLKGLDTYLSYRLGLRTFSADESRTVLDTTDAFHLPPLPGFGYLKVDTSTYERFKAGYVSGAHRGPAAREQRDEEPLALPYPAYNTAGQAEEPEEEPAATRRETGPTVLSLMVDRLAGAAPAVRRIWLPPLPDTVTLDAAAGPVRVSEHGLRLARATGGMRVPLGVLDDPARQWQGQWVLDLTTAGGHVAVIGGPQSGKTTLLRTLVLSLAVTHTPRDVAVYGLDLVGGGLSALAALPHVGGVAGRADRERAARTVAEVRAMLAERETVFREHGIDSVDQLRRLRAQGRLPQLGSTDVVLVVDGFGALRDDFADLDEPVADLLKRGGGYGIHVVAGMLRWNDVRIATQSLFGTRVELRLNDPADSSVDRKLSETLSPDVPGRVLTDGKLFAQAALPRIDGSPTTGDLGPALDEAARTVRATWHGEPAAPVRVLPARLPATRLPSPAAEPRRIPLGLDQDALAPVLLDLFGGDQHLLVLGDNECGKTNLLKLIVAGLVERYSDDELVFGVFDPRRGLRGIVPEPYRGGYAHNAALAAALSTGIAAELQKRLPETADPDAPETGEPSFRGPRIVILVDDYDILTTAGQQPLAPFLPYVSSAQDIGLHFVLARRTAGASRALYEPLLTTLRETGTTALVMTGDRTEGQLFPGLYASPQPPGRGTLVRRGRHHRLVQTALTGAEEGES; via the coding sequence GTGACCCTGCAGATCGTCCACCGGCCCGCCCGCAGCACCCGCCCCCTGGAACCCGCCCGTCCCCGTACGGTCGAGGCGCCGCCCAACCTGCCCGAGGGGAAGATCGGCAACGCGGCCACCGCGCTGCTGCCGATGGCCGGCGTCATGGGCTCCGTGGTCATGATGACCGTGGTCCGCAACAGCCGGTTCGCGGTGGTGGGCGCGGTCGTGCTGGTCTTCGCGCTGCTGGGAGCGGTGGCGCTGTTCCTGTCGCAGCGCGGCAAGGCGCAGCGCACCCGGCGCACGCAGCGTGAGCGCTACCTGGAGTACCTGGAGGAACTGCGGGAGGAGCTCGGTGCCGCGGAGCGGCGGCTGCGGGAGGCGGAGCGGGAGCTGAACCCGCCGCCGGAGGCGCTGTACGACCTGGTGCGCGACCCCGCCCGGCTGTGGGAGCGGCGCCGTCAGGACGCCGACTTCCTGCGGGTGCGGGTCGGTCTCGGTGACGTACCGGTCCGGGAACCGGCCCTTCAGCAGAGCGGCGCCGGCGGGGTGCTGACGCCGCCGGACCCCTTCATGCTCAACGAGGCGCGCGCTCTGCAACGCCGGTTCGCGACCGCCGCCGACGTGCCCTTGACCGTGCCGTTGGACCGCGCCGGGAACGTCAGCGTCGTCGGCGACCGGGAGGACGTCCTGCGCGTCGCCCGGGCGCTGCTGGCGCAGACGGCGGTGACACACGCCCCCGACGACGTCGCGCTCGCCCTGGCCGTGCCCGGCGAGCGGCTGGCCGAGTGGGAGTGGGCGAAGTGGCTGCCCCACGTGCTGGACCCGCAGGCGCACGACGGTCCGGTGGCCGCCCGCCGCATCGCGCCCGATCCGAGGCAGCTGGCCGGACTGCTGCGGCACGAGCTGGGCCGGCGGTCCGCGTACGCGGCGGAGGTGCGGCGCGGCCTGGCCGACCGGAACGCGCTGCGGCTGGCGAGCCGGCTGCTGGTGATCTCCGACACGCACGGCGAGCCGGCCGCCGAGCTCCCCCGACCGGACTCGGCGGTCGGGCTGCCGGACATGGGGGTCACCGTGGTGCACCTCCTGCGGGAGCAGGTCCACGAGCCGGACGAGGTGAGCGTCCGCATCACCGTCCACGGCGAGCGGGTGGTCGTCGAGGACCTGCGCCGCTCCGGTGCCGAGGGCGCCGCCGCACCAATCACCGCCGAGGGCACCGCCGATCCGGTCACCGCGGCCGGGGCGGAGGGCGTCGCCCGGCTGCTGGCCCCGCTGCGGCTGTCGCCGGAGTCCGTCGCCGAGGGGAGCCCCGTCACCGGTCCGGTCGACTTCCCCGCGCTCCTCGGCATCGCCGACCCCGCCGAACTCGACCTGACCGCCCTGTGGAAGCCCCGCGGCGAACGCGACTTCCTCCGCGTACCCATCGGGCTGACGGACCGCCACGAGCCGGTCCTGCTGGACCTGAAGGAGTCCTCCCAGCTCGGCATGGGTCCGCACGGACTGTGCGTGGGCGCGACCGGTTCGGGCAAGAGCGAGTTGCTGCGCACCCTCGTCCTCGCCCTGGTCGCCACCCACTCCCCCGAGGACCTGGCGCTCGTCCTGGTCGACTACAAGGGCGGCGCCACGTTCGCCCCCTTCGCCGGACTCCCGCACACCGCCGGAATGATCACCAACCTGGAGAACCGGGCCGGGCTCGTCGAACGCGTCCACACCAGCCTCGCCGGCGAGGTCAAGCGCCGCCAGCAGGTCCTGAAGGACGCCGGCAACGTCGCCGACATCGGTCACTACGCCGCGCTGCGCGCGACGCGGAGGCCGGACCTCGAACCGCTCCCGCACCTGTTCGTCGTCATCGACGAGTTCGGCGAACTCCTCACCGCGAAGCCGGACTTCATCGACCTGTTCCTGTCCATCGGGCGCATCGGCCGCTCCATCGGCGTCCACCTGCTGCTGTCCAGCCAGCGCATCGAGGGCGGCAGGCTCAAGGGCCTGGACACCTACCTGTCGTACCGGCTGGGCCTGCGGACCTTCTCCGCCGACGAGTCCCGCACGGTCCTCGACACCACCGACGCCTTCCATCTGCCGCCCCTGCCCGGATTCGGCTACCTCAAGGTCGACACCTCCACCTACGAACGGTTCAAGGCCGGGTACGTCTCCGGCGCCCACCGCGGCCCGGCGGCGCGCGAGCAGCGGGACGAGGAGCCGCTCGCCCTGCCCTACCCGGCGTACAACACCGCGGGGCAGGCCGAGGAGCCGGAGGAGGAACCCGCCGCCACCCGGCGGGAGACCGGCCCGACCGTGCTGTCCCTCATGGTCGACCGGCTCGCCGGCGCCGCGCCCGCCGTGCGCCGCATCTGGCTGCCCCCGCTGCCGGACACCGTCACCCTGGACGCGGCCGCCGGACCGGTCCGGGTCTCCGAGCACGGGCTGCGCCTGGCGCGCGCCACGGGCGGGATGCGGGTGCCGCTCGGCGTGCTCGACGACCCGGCCCGGCAGTGGCAGGGCCAGTGGGTGCTGGACCTGACCACGGCCGGCGGCCACGTGGCCGTGATCGGCGGCCCCCAGTCCGGCAAGACCACGCTGCTGCGGACCCTCGTGCTGTCCCTGGCGGTCACCCACACGCCCCGCGACGTCGCCGTGTACGGCCTGGACCTGGTCGGCGGCGGCCTGTCGGCGCTGGCCGCCCTGCCGCACGTGGGCGGGGTCGCCGGACGGGCCGACCGTGAGCGCGCGGCCCGTACGGTCGCCGAGGTGCGCGCCATGCTCGCCGAGCGCGAGACGGTCTTCCGCGAGCACGGCATCGACTCCGTCGACCAGCTCCGCCGGCTCCGCGCCCAGGGCCGGCTGCCGCAGCTCGGCTCCACCGACGTCGTCCTCGTGGTCGACGGTTTCGGCGCGCTGCGCGACGACTTCGCCGACCTCGACGAGCCGGTCGCCGACCTGCTGAAGCGGGGCGGCGGCTACGGCATCCACGTGGTGGCGGGCATGCTGCGCTGGAACGACGTCCGCATCGCCACCCAGTCGCTCTTCGGCACCCGCGTCGAGCTGCGCCTGAACGACCCCGCCGACTCCTCCGTCGACCGCAAGCTCTCCGAGACCCTCTCGCCGGACGTGCCCGGCCGGGTGCTCACCGACGGCAAGCTGTTCGCGCAGGCCGCCCTGCCCCGTATCGACGGCTCGCCCACGACCGGCGACCTGGGCCCGGCGCTGGACGAGGCGGCCCGGACCGTCCGCGCCACCTGGCACGGCGAACCCGCCGCCCCGGTGCGGGTGCTGCCGGCCCGGCTGCCGGCGACCCGGCTGCCCTCGCCGGCCGCCGAACCGCGGCGGATACCCCTCGGTCTCGACCAGGACGCCCTCGCGCCCGTGCTGCTCGACCTCTTCGGCGGCGACCAGCACCTGCTGGTCCTCGGCGACAACGAGTGCGGCAAGACGAACCTGCTGAAGCTGATCGTCGCCGGGCTCGTCGAGCGGTACTCCGACGACGAGCTGGTCTTCGGCGTCTTCGACCCGCGCCGCGGTCTGCGCGGCATCGTCCCGGAGCCGTACCGGGGCGGCTACGCCCACAACGCCGCGCTCGCCGCCGCCCTGTCCACGGGCATCGCCGCCGAACTGCAGAAGCGGCTGCCGGAGACCGCCGACCCGGACGCGCCCGAGACCGGCGAACCCTCCTTCCGGGGCCCGCGGATCGTCATCCTCGTCGACGACTACGACATCCTCACCACCGCCGGACAGCAGCCCCTCGCGCCCTTCCTGCCGTACGTCTCCTCCGCGCAGGACATCGGCCTGCACTTCGTCCTGGCGCGGCGCACCGCGGGAGCCTCCCGCGCGCTGTACGAGCCGCTGCTGACCACCCTGCGCGAGACGGGCACCACCGCCCTGGTGATGACCGGCGACCGCACCGAGGGACAGCTCTTCCCCGGCCTGTACGCCTCCCCGCAGCCACCCGGTCGCGGCACCCTGGTCCGCCGCGGCCGGCACCACCGGCTCGTCCAGACCGCGCTGACCGGAGCCGAGGAAGGAGAGTCGTGA
- a CDS encoding DUF6177 family protein, which yields MTKDVIALTPKMPDTWALLAGLYAGGPEAAVTAGSEGAVLRLCAPDGRPLVSVEAPLLVQVPGEAERLLGRDVPVPFWWTEARASGAVPGAERLAGSVCGRLALLLGGTTWPEPAAGTDVVDVRAAVAPDDGQPVVDVLTDSTSVVLADRPVLALTTWLSEVLRGTSASGRALQIVTPPHVRLSAPARATLLQVPNRWVVQDPAQGYYDGLSGTVLRWQDGTFAPALGADGTASVAEAFGRTSPSRDRQLVVAFRTTLPAHEDAVLGEALEAAWRALTGSAPAGWGTAEPVNLPWSPRRLTDLARARAPEPTHLLVTGHPGRPALAWIRVTRTTAGVEQDVTLTLGYGEGEAPPLEAIAPLAESLVVEHGLTTMLTSVRRASRDLTTAPVLQAPPVPVAFTLGARDVRDIGLTHARRPPVEVRPVALGPASAPALHYPLGDGSDAGALVELRRLAAHLRAGVPGAGAEV from the coding sequence GTGACCAAGGACGTCATCGCCCTCACCCCGAAGATGCCGGACACCTGGGCCCTGCTGGCCGGGCTGTACGCGGGCGGGCCCGAGGCGGCCGTGACCGCCGGGTCCGAGGGCGCCGTGCTGCGTCTGTGCGCCCCGGACGGCAGGCCCCTGGTGTCCGTGGAGGCCCCGCTGCTGGTCCAGGTCCCCGGGGAGGCCGAACGGCTGCTCGGGCGGGACGTGCCCGTGCCGTTCTGGTGGACCGAGGCCCGGGCCTCCGGCGCCGTGCCCGGGGCCGAGCGGCTGGCGGGATCGGTGTGCGGGCGGCTCGCCCTGCTGCTGGGCGGCACCACCTGGCCCGAGCCGGCGGCGGGCACCGACGTCGTGGACGTGCGCGCGGCCGTCGCGCCGGACGACGGGCAGCCGGTCGTGGACGTCCTCACCGACAGCACGTCCGTCGTCCTGGCCGACCGGCCCGTCCTGGCCCTGACCACCTGGCTGTCCGAGGTGCTGCGCGGCACCTCCGCGTCGGGCCGCGCCCTGCAGATCGTCACCCCGCCGCACGTCCGGCTCAGCGCCCCGGCCCGCGCCACCCTCCTGCAGGTGCCCAACCGCTGGGTCGTCCAGGACCCTGCACAGGGCTACTACGACGGGTTGTCCGGGACGGTGCTGCGCTGGCAGGACGGGACGTTCGCGCCCGCGCTCGGGGCGGACGGCACGGCCTCGGTCGCCGAGGCGTTCGGCCGGACGTCCCCGTCACGTGACCGGCAGCTCGTCGTGGCGTTCCGTACGACGCTCCCCGCGCACGAGGACGCCGTCCTGGGCGAAGCGCTCGAGGCGGCCTGGCGCGCACTCACCGGCTCGGCGCCGGCCGGCTGGGGCACCGCGGAACCAGTCAACCTGCCCTGGTCACCGCGCCGGCTGACCGATCTGGCCCGTGCCCGGGCCCCCGAGCCCACCCATCTGCTCGTGACGGGGCACCCCGGCCGGCCCGCGCTGGCGTGGATCCGGGTCACGCGGACGACCGCCGGTGTGGAGCAGGACGTGACGCTCACCCTCGGGTACGGGGAGGGTGAGGCACCGCCCCTGGAGGCGATCGCGCCCCTCGCCGAGAGCCTCGTCGTGGAACACGGCCTGACGACGATGCTCACCTCGGTGCGGCGGGCCTCCCGCGACCTCACCACGGCCCCCGTGCTCCAGGCGCCGCCCGTCCCGGTCGCCTTCACCCTGGGTGCGCGGGACGTGCGGGACATCGGACTCACCCATGCCCGGCGCCCGCCCGTCGAGGTGCGGCCCGTCGCCCTGGGACCCGCCTCCGCACCGGCCCTGCACTATCCGCTGGGGGACGGGTCGGACGCCGGCGCCCTCGTCGAGCTGCGCCGTCTGGCGGCGCACCTGCGGGCCGGTGTGCCCGGTGCGGGGGCGGAGGTCTGA
- a CDS encoding sugar phosphate isomerase/epimerase family protein, producing MTAPARFSINQMTVKQLSVPELVAACGELGIANVGLWREPVQAYGVEAAAKLVRDAGLAVTTLCRGGFLTATDPGERAAALADNRRAVDEAATLGTDTLVLVSGGLPAGSKDLRGARERIADALAELGPYAERQGVRLAIEPLHPMFASDRCVVSTLAQALDLAERFPAHQVGVTVDTYHVWWDDTAPAQIARAGAQGRIHTFQLADWTTPLPEGVLNGRGQIGDGSIDMREWKGYVEAAGYTGAIEVELFNEALWARDGREVLAETAARFAEHAE from the coding sequence GTGACCGCCCCCGCGCGTTTCAGCATCAACCAGATGACGGTGAAGCAGCTGTCGGTGCCCGAACTGGTCGCCGCCTGCGGTGAGCTGGGCATCGCGAACGTCGGCCTGTGGCGCGAGCCCGTCCAGGCGTACGGAGTGGAGGCGGCGGCCAAGCTGGTGCGCGACGCGGGCCTGGCGGTGACCACGCTGTGCCGGGGCGGTTTCCTCACCGCGACCGACCCCGGCGAGCGGGCGGCCGCCCTGGCCGACAACCGCCGCGCCGTCGACGAGGCGGCCACGCTCGGCACCGACACCCTGGTCCTGGTCTCGGGCGGCCTGCCGGCCGGCTCCAAGGACCTGCGCGGCGCCCGGGAGCGCATCGCGGACGCCCTGGCGGAGCTCGGCCCGTACGCCGAGCGGCAGGGGGTGAGGCTGGCCATCGAGCCGCTGCACCCCATGTTCGCCTCCGACCGGTGCGTGGTCTCCACGCTCGCGCAGGCCCTCGACCTCGCCGAACGCTTCCCCGCCCACCAGGTCGGCGTCACCGTCGACACGTACCACGTCTGGTGGGACGACACCGCGCCCGCACAGATCGCCCGCGCGGGCGCCCAGGGCCGCATCCACACCTTCCAGCTCGCCGACTGGACCACCCCGCTGCCCGAGGGCGTCCTCAACGGCCGCGGCCAGATCGGCGACGGCTCGATCGACATGCGGGAGTGGAAGGGGTACGTGGAGGCGGCCGGCTACACCGGCGCCATCGAGGTCGAGCTGTTCAACGAGGCGCTGTGGGCCCGGGACGGCCGCGAGGTGCTCGCCGAGACGGCGGCGCGGTTCGCGGAGCACGCGGAATGA
- a CDS encoding dihydrodipicolinate synthase family protein yields MTLRLPDEHGRLRAYEPRTEPLALTPGAPLTSRTVFSAAHVVADPYADTTPDSPAAVDWDATLAFRRHLWSHGLGVAEAMDTAQRGMGLDWAGAAELIRRSAAEARSVGGRIACGVGTDQITAGTPAEVRAAYEEQLALVEESGAQAIVMASRALAAAASGPEDYLEVYGHLLRQASEPVILHWLGPMFDPALEGYWGSSDLDTATDTFLEVIAAHPDKVDGIKVSLLDARREVDLRRRLPRGVRCYTGDDFNYPELIAGDEQGFSHALLGVFDPLGPLAAEAVRVLDTGDVKGFRGLLDPTVELSRHLFRAPTRFYKTGVVFLAWLAGHQTHFTMVGGLQSARSLPHFARAYELADGLGLFPDPKLAEERMRNLLALYGVDQ; encoded by the coding sequence GTGACCCTCCGACTGCCCGACGAACACGGCCGGCTGCGGGCCTACGAGCCCCGCACCGAGCCCCTCGCCCTCACCCCCGGCGCCCCCCTCACCTCCCGTACGGTCTTCTCGGCCGCGCACGTCGTCGCCGACCCGTACGCCGACACCACCCCCGACTCGCCCGCCGCCGTCGACTGGGACGCCACCCTCGCCTTCCGCCGCCACCTGTGGTCGCACGGGCTGGGCGTCGCCGAGGCCATGGACACCGCCCAGCGCGGCATGGGCCTGGACTGGGCGGGCGCGGCGGAGCTCATCCGCCGGTCGGCGGCGGAGGCCCGGAGCGTGGGCGGCCGCATCGCCTGCGGGGTCGGCACCGACCAGATCACCGCCGGCACCCCCGCCGAGGTCCGCGCGGCCTACGAGGAGCAGCTCGCCCTCGTCGAGGAGTCCGGCGCGCAGGCCATCGTGATGGCGTCCCGCGCCCTGGCCGCCGCGGCGTCCGGACCCGAGGACTACCTGGAGGTCTACGGCCACCTGCTCCGCCAGGCCTCCGAGCCGGTGATCCTGCACTGGCTGGGCCCGATGTTCGACCCGGCGCTGGAGGGCTACTGGGGCTCGTCCGACCTGGACACGGCCACCGACACCTTCCTGGAGGTCATCGCCGCCCACCCCGACAAGGTCGACGGCATCAAGGTCTCGTTGCTGGACGCCCGGCGCGAGGTCGACCTGCGCCGCCGGCTGCCGCGGGGCGTGCGCTGCTACACCGGCGACGACTTCAACTACCCCGAGCTGATCGCGGGCGACGAGCAGGGCTTCAGCCACGCCCTGCTCGGCGTCTTCGACCCGCTGGGGCCCCTGGCGGCCGAAGCGGTCCGGGTGCTGGACACGGGGGACGTGAAGGGCTTCCGCGGCCTGCTGGACCCGACGGTCGAGCTCTCCCGCCACCTCTTCCGGGCCCCCACCCGCTTCTACAAGACGGGCGTGGTCTTCCTGGCCTGGCTGGCCGGCCACCAGACGCACTTCACGATGGTCGGCGGCCTCCAGTCGGCCCGCTCCCTCCCGCACTTCGCCCGCGCCTACGAACTCGCCGACGGACTCGGCCTGTTCCCCGACCCGAAGCTGGCGGAGGAGCGGATGAGGAACCTGCTCGCGCTGTACGGGGTGGACCAGTGA